The proteins below come from a single Lodderomyces elongisporus chromosome 3, complete sequence genomic window:
- the SSY5 gene encoding SPS-sensor serine protease component ssy5 (MEROPS:MER0043119), with amino-acid sequence MKRIGRFSKSQGERDGEGENQDVSRKSLENKGLQPSRSNHSGESQDSLRELRPIFGGQNATTTAAAAATAAATATAIGMGMGMGMYDSSLNLNPSISNAPLESVLQTSQASASKGGNSLFSSKQSFSTKQSSYQNSAPHSKKSFGDFGQALQTLNIVEGSTASKEKDEGYSVVDELRQLSQDLAYIMHQLNNSSVNLSTAVMNSIDCFKSFSTSYRAVPTISAATKEKRTRTVGDAETEIETETISKNENKNKNENENENEFQTEVMAYNNLDLRKIIKIYLQYHDDLLQNEVYIKLKLLLMKHFNDFASKFDDEAKSSTVLIKPRYYAVGSGDHGPFPGEDSVATIMDRIAQVNLASKDQNGSFIAPVLRGVTSKLRILCLYFGLPDPQENHQKVISGISELYDDIHVVIAKNRIELASASVETSIKSNNVPPVQKIQHHQHSQKGYDQHLSHSHKQQQHHHQQQQQQQQQGFPVQKFKLPFRVPVDPLQPPMSMSMSTENSLKTSGTVGGYIYPKIDIKKQPNLKSYAASKFALSCGHVCLDPHSPSTYPNIAVPSAALIGMYKQALLAQYERVKGSMKDTEVAYKAVLGELEEMFPSKNVKVNMDNIQERELGRNLPRHKFGQIIWGERTLIEVSQTPNAVSGLTERKLSDLAIIKVNKHMKCSANYLGDDVSFNEYDPSLIFENLYVRKVLNLKRYEPKPINEAVKDIDSQVSSFEETENLHGLEVFKYGSTTKYTRGNLNGIKLVYWLDGEMHSSEFIVNSSDMTSVFASGGDSGSWIMSKLQDINPNEQGLGVLGMLHSYDGEFKQFGLFTPMCEILSRLKEVTNIEWGIVGAQDYKGEGRDGEGDENEDEYFVNAGGERSNEYDSDVE; translated from the coding sequence ATGAAACGAATAGGGaggttttccaaatcaCAGGGCGAACGTGATGGCGAAGGTGAGAATCAGGATGTGAGCCGCAAGAGCttagaaaacaaaggaCTCCAGCCAAGTAGAAGCAATCACTCGGGAGAGTCTCAAGATTCACTTCGGGAGCTCAGACCGATCTTTGGAGGTCAAAATGCGACAACaactgcagcagcagcagcaacagcagcagcaacagcaacagcgaTTGGAATGGGAATGGGGATGGGGATGTACGATAGCtctttgaatttgaatccAAGTATTCTGAATGCACCTTTGGAAAGTGTTTTACAAACTAGTCAAGCATCTGCACTGAAGGGTGGAAACTCACTTTTTTCGAGCAAACAATCATTCTCCACTAAGCAATCATCGTATCAGAATAGTGCTCCACATAGCAAGAAAAGCTTTGGCGATTTCGGCCAAGCTTTGCAGACATTGAACATAGTTGAAGGATCAACGGCatcaaaggaaaaggatgAAGGGTACTCAGTTGTTGATGAGTTACGCCAGCTCAGCCAGGATCTTGCATATATTATGCACCAGTTGAACAACTCATCAGTGAACTTGTCGACTGCAGTGATGAACCTGATAGATTGCTTTAaaagtttttcaacaagCTATCGTGCGGTGCCAACGATATCTGCcgcaacaaaagaaaagagaacaagaacTGTAGGTGATGCTGAAACTGAAATCGAAACAGAAACTATAtctaaaaatgaaaataaaaataaaaatgaaaatgaaaatgaaaatgagtTCCAGACTGAAGTGATGGCATACAACAATTTGGATTTGAGGAAGATCATCAAGATCTACCTCCAGTATCATGATgatcttttgcaaaatgaagTATACATCAAGCTCAAactattgttgatgaagcaCTTTAATGattttgcatcaaaattTGACGACGAAGCGAAGTCTTCAACAGTACTCATCAAACCAAGATATTATGCCGTTGGTTCAGGGGATCACGGCCCATTTCCTGGAGAAGATTCGGTTGCAACTATTATGGATAGAATAGCCCAAGTCAACTTGGCATCAAAGGACCAGAATGGTTCATTTATTGCGCCAGTGCTCAGGGGAGTCACCTCCAAATTGCGCATTTTGTGTTTATACTTTGGTCTCCCTGATCCACAAGAAAACCATCAGAAAGTCATTAGCGGAATCAGTGAGTTATACGACGACATACACGTTGTTATTGCTAAAAACCGTATAGAACTTGCATCTGCATCAGTGGAAACATCTATTAAGCTGAACAATGTACCACCAGTACAAAAGATCCAACACCATCAACATAGCCAGAAGGGCTATGACCAACATTTATCACATTCACataagcagcagcagcaccaccaccagcagcaacagcagcaacagcaacagggTTTCCCAGTTCAAAAATTCAAACTTCCATTTAGAGTGCCAGTGGATCCTCTTCAGCCACCGATGTCAATGTCAATGTCGACTGAAAATTCGCTCAAAACATCAGGCACTGTAGGTGGATATATATACCCCAAGATAGATATCAAGAAACAACCAAATCTCAAGAGTTATGCGGCCTCAAAGTTTGCATTGTCGTGTGGCCATGTTTGCCTTGATCCACATAGTCCATCAACCTATCCAAATATTGCTGTGCCCTCGGCAGCGTTAATAGGGATGTACAAGCAGGCCTTGTTGGCACAATACGAAAGAGTGAAGGGGTCTATGAAGGACACGGAGGTGGCATACAAAGCGGTTCTTGGTGAGTTGGAGGAGATGTTTCCATCTAAGAATGTTAAAGTAAACATGGACAATATACAAGAACGGGAACTTGGTAGAAACTTGCCTAGACATAAATTTGGCCAGATTATATGGGGTGAAAGAACCTTGATAGAGGTACTGCAAACACCAAACGCGGTGAGCGGGCTCACCGAACGCAAATTGTCCGACTTGGCAATTATTAAAGTCAATAAGCATATGAAATGCTCAGCAAACTATTTGGGCGATGACGTGCTGTTCAATGAGTACGATCCTAGCTTGATCTTTGAAAACCTTTATGTTCGTAAAGTGCTTAACTTGAAGCGATACGAGCCCAAACCTATCAACGAAGCTGTGAAGGATATTGATTCACAAGTGTCTTCTTTTGAGGAAACTGAAAACTTGCATGGCCTTGAAGTTTTCAAATACGGATCGACAACGAAATACACAAGAGGTAATTTGAATGGCATCAAACTCGTTTACTGGCTAGACGGTGAGATGCATTCGCTGGAGTTTATAGTCAATTCTAGCGACATGACGTCGGTATTTGCCAGTGGAGGTGATAGCGGAAGCTGGATTATGAGTAAGTTGCAGGACATTAATCCTAACGAGCAAGGATTGGGTGTCTTGGGGATGTTGCATTCGTATGACGGAGAGTTTAAGCAGTTTGGCTTGTTCACGCCAATGTGCGAGATTCTATCACGGTTGAAAGAGGTGACAAACATCGAATGGGGCATCGTGGGAGCACAAGACTACAAAGGCGAAGGCAGAGACGGTGAGGGAGACGAGAATGAAGACGAATACTTTGTTAATGCCGGTGGTGAGAGAAGTAATGAGTATGACAGTGACGTTGAATAG